Proteins found in one uncultured Desulfuromonas sp. genomic segment:
- a CDS encoding undecaprenyl-diphosphate phosphatase yields the protein MNLIHALLLGLLQGATEFLPVSSSGHLAIAQYFIKGFEQPGVLFDVVLHCGTLCAVLIYFWKDVCSLLTSPWAPGSDGVVRRRLLWLIIAGSVPTAIIGLTFKDALTSVFHNIPLVCAMLLVTGTILFAAERWRRGARSQEQLTLTDALVTGLVQGFAILPGISRSGSTIAALLFRGVDGAVAARFSFLLSMPAVAGATLISLKDLDGLAAGQLPLYLAGGGMAFVSGLLSIHLLMAVVRKRRLAAFALYCWGAGAVFFMLS from the coding sequence ATGAACCTGATTCATGCACTATTGCTTGGCTTGCTGCAAGGGGCCACCGAATTTCTGCCGGTATCCTCTTCGGGCCATCTGGCCATCGCGCAGTATTTCATCAAGGGTTTTGAACAGCCGGGCGTGCTGTTTGACGTGGTGCTGCACTGCGGCACTCTGTGCGCGGTGCTGATCTATTTCTGGAAAGATGTCTGCTCGTTGCTGACGTCACCGTGGGCTCCGGGGAGCGACGGTGTTGTTCGTCGGCGCTTGCTGTGGCTGATTATCGCCGGATCCGTGCCAACCGCGATCATCGGTCTGACGTTCAAGGACGCCTTGACATCGGTGTTTCACAACATTCCGCTGGTCTGTGCCATGCTGTTGGTCACTGGAACCATCCTGTTTGCTGCGGAACGCTGGCGCCGTGGTGCGCGTAGTCAGGAGCAACTGACCCTGACCGATGCTCTGGTCACCGGACTGGTCCAGGGCTTTGCTATTTTGCCCGGCATCTCCCGTTCAGGATCGACCATTGCTGCCCTGCTGTTTCGCGGTGTTGATGGGGCGGTGGCGGCACGCTTTTCATTTTTGCTGTCGATGCCGGCTGTTGCCGGGGCGACGTTGATCTCACTCAAGGATCTGGACGGCTTGGCTGCCGGACAACTGCCCTTGTATCTGGCCGGGGGCGGCATGGCGTTCGTCAGTGGCCTGTTGTCGATCCATCTGTTGATGGCCGTGGTACGCAAGCGTCGCCTGGCGGCATTTGCCCTCTATTGCTGGGGTGCCGGAGCGGTGTTTTTTATGTTATCGTAG
- a CDS encoding DNA translocase FtsK 4TM domain-containing protein — MDDDQQSSRREHLKKEISALFWAALGAYLCICLLSFDNGDPSFNNNLHPEVIQNFGGPIGAHLADLFYQLFGLASLLLPPACFFFAWRLFRFRDLHPRWYKIGAFLAMVFALDGLIALKVGEVSLMGQTISEAGGAIGRLLVDILAGALNIGGAALVLVVFFLVSTMLLTRFSLVLFLEGLSARLAARLERRRERREQKKVSSGKKKAEGPVIAAPTGPITKAPATAKPARKKKARKEVPVEQESFDFLEITGNYQLPSLSLLDYEGEPTPPADRDALMAMARILEAKLKDFNVDGEVVEVKPGPVVTMFEFSPAPGIKVNKIAGLSDDLSMALRATSIRIVAPIPGRGVVGIEIPNNNRETVYLKDILESDLFRKSGGRLPMALGKDIFGQTCVSDLAKMPHLLVAGSTGSGKSVSINTMILSLLYRANPEDVRIIMVDPKMLELSIYEGIPHLLLPVVTDPKKASLALGWAVREMERRYRLMADKGVRNIDGYNKKIAKEEKDKERLARLEAAAAASELSGEEMPFEDEAQAPLDLPPAAEEELDHGHLPYIVVIVDELADLMLVAGREIEEHIARLAQMARAAGIHLILATQRPSVDVITGLIKANFPTRISFKVFSRIDSRTILDTSGAENLLGMGDMLFLPPGTSTLQRVHGAFVSELEVQKVVDFLTKQGSPDYDTTILTPPPSSGGDSDEDLEYDERWDEAVALVAQAQQASISMVQRRLRIGYNRAARIIEKMEQEGIVGPSDGTSKGREVLIQSHDND; from the coding sequence ATGGATGATGATCAACAAAGCAGTCGTCGTGAACATTTGAAAAAAGAGATCTCCGCTCTGTTTTGGGCGGCGCTGGGTGCCTACCTGTGCATCTGCCTGCTCTCGTTTGATAACGGCGATCCGTCATTCAACAATAATCTCCATCCTGAGGTGATTCAGAATTTCGGTGGGCCCATCGGTGCCCATCTGGCTGACCTGTTCTATCAACTGTTTGGTCTGGCATCGCTGCTGTTGCCGCCCGCATGTTTCTTCTTTGCCTGGCGGTTATTTCGTTTTCGCGATCTGCATCCGCGCTGGTACAAGATTGGCGCGTTTCTGGCCATGGTGTTTGCCCTCGACGGCCTGATTGCGCTCAAAGTCGGAGAGGTCTCCCTCATGGGCCAGACCATTTCCGAGGCCGGGGGTGCCATTGGCCGCCTGTTGGTCGATATCCTCGCCGGAGCGCTTAATATTGGCGGTGCGGCTCTGGTGCTGGTGGTGTTCTTTCTGGTGTCCACCATGCTGCTGACCCGTTTCTCCCTGGTGTTATTTCTCGAAGGTCTCAGCGCCCGGTTGGCGGCACGGCTGGAACGACGCCGTGAGCGGCGTGAGCAGAAAAAGGTCTCTTCCGGCAAGAAAAAAGCCGAAGGGCCGGTGATTGCTGCACCGACGGGACCAATTACCAAAGCTCCCGCCACGGCCAAACCGGCTCGCAAGAAAAAAGCCCGCAAAGAGGTACCTGTCGAGCAGGAGTCGTTTGATTTCCTGGAGATCACCGGCAACTACCAACTGCCCTCGTTGTCGTTGCTCGATTACGAAGGCGAACCGACTCCGCCGGCAGACCGTGATGCGTTGATGGCTATGGCGCGTATTCTCGAAGCCAAACTCAAGGACTTTAACGTTGATGGCGAGGTGGTGGAGGTCAAGCCCGGTCCGGTGGTGACCATGTTTGAGTTTTCTCCGGCTCCCGGCATCAAGGTCAACAAGATTGCCGGTTTGTCCGACGATCTGTCCATGGCGTTGCGTGCTACCTCCATCCGTATTGTCGCCCCGATCCCCGGTCGCGGTGTGGTGGGCATTGAAATCCCCAACAACAATCGTGAAACCGTCTATCTCAAGGACATCCTTGAGTCGGACCTGTTCCGCAAAAGCGGTGGTCGTCTGCCCATGGCGCTGGGCAAGGATATTTTTGGCCAGACCTGCGTCAGTGATCTGGCCAAAATGCCGCATCTGCTGGTGGCGGGTTCCACCGGCAGTGGTAAGTCGGTGTCGATCAACACCATGATCCTGTCACTGCTCTATCGCGCCAACCCGGAAGACGTGCGCATTATCATGGTCGATCCGAAGATGCTCGAACTGTCGATCTATGAAGGGATTCCCCATCTGCTATTGCCGGTGGTCACCGATCCGAAAAAAGCTTCGCTGGCTCTGGGCTGGGCGGTGCGTGAGATGGAGCGGCGTTATCGGCTGATGGCTGATAAAGGTGTGCGCAATATCGACGGTTACAACAAGAAGATCGCCAAGGAAGAAAAAGACAAAGAACGGCTGGCACGTCTTGAAGCCGCCGCTGCGGCCAGTGAACTGTCCGGCGAGGAGATGCCGTTTGAAGACGAAGCGCAGGCCCCTCTCGATTTGCCGCCAGCCGCTGAAGAAGAATTGGATCACGGTCATCTGCCCTATATTGTTGTCATTGTCGATGAGCTGGCCGACCTGATGCTGGTGGCCGGGCGTGAGATTGAAGAGCATATTGCCCGTCTCGCCCAGATGGCGCGGGCCGCCGGTATCCACCTGATTCTGGCCACTCAGCGTCCCAGCGTTGATGTTATTACCGGTCTGATTAAAGCGAACTTCCCGACACGCATCTCGTTCAAGGTCTTCTCGCGCATCGATTCCCGTACCATCCTCGATACCAGTGGCGCGGAAAACCTGCTCGGCATGGGTGATATGTTGTTCCTGCCACCGGGGACCAGTACCTTGCAACGCGTTCATGGTGCGTTTGTTTCCGAGCTGGAAGTGCAAAAAGTGGTCGACTTTCTCACCAAGCAAGGCAGTCCTGATTACGATACCACCATCCTGACACCGCCGCCTTCTTCTGGAGGAGACAGTGATGAGGACCTCGAATACGATGAACGCTGGGACGAAGCCGTGGCCTTGGTGGCCCAGGCGCAACAGGCGTCGATCTCCATGGTTCAGCGACGTTTGCGCATCGGCTACAACCGTGCGGCGCGGATCATTGAGAAGATGGAGCAGGAGGGGATTGTTGGTCCGTCGGACGGGACGAGTAAGGGGCGTGAGGTGTTGATTCAGTCTCATGATAACGACTGA
- a CDS encoding NfeD family protein: MESLLTPWLLWFVAGVALALFELAVPGFILIFFGVGCLVVSGVLLVVDLTVTEQVWLFVAATIVSLLALRRYAMRVFAGSQDVNPEDQLVEQPQGTGKVVDRITPQTPGRVAYRGSFWDAVATATLEPDAVVKVNGYAENSRTVLNVEPLDSAE, encoded by the coding sequence ATGGAAAGCTTGTTGACCCCGTGGCTGCTGTGGTTTGTCGCCGGCGTGGCCCTGGCCCTGTTTGAGCTGGCCGTGCCGGGTTTCATCCTGATCTTTTTTGGTGTCGGCTGCCTGGTGGTGTCGGGTGTGCTTCTGGTCGTTGACCTCACCGTGACCGAGCAGGTGTGGCTGTTTGTCGCTGCCACCATCGTTAGTTTGTTGGCATTGCGTCGCTATGCCATGCGGGTGTTTGCCGGTTCTCAGGATGTGAATCCGGAAGATCAGCTGGTCGAACAGCCGCAGGGTACCGGTAAGGTGGTCGATCGGATTACCCCACAGACGCCGGGCCGCGTGGCGTATCGCGGTTCATTCTGGGATGCCGTGGCCACGGCAACGCTGGAGCCGGATGCTGTTGTTAAAGTGAATGGTTATGCAGAAAATTCCCGCACGGTTCTCAATGTGGAGCCTTTAGATTCTGCAGAATAA
- a CDS encoding SPFH domain-containing protein: MNPSLVAVIIFAVLVIVVLVKTAVIVPQKHEYIIERLGKYSRTLGAGFHILLPFIDKVAYRFMLKEEVVNIASQTCITKDNVTVEVDGLIYLQVQDSKLAAYGINDYRIASAQLAQTTLRSCIGRIDLDKTFEERENINAQVVQAIDEAAQSWGIKLLRYEVSDIVPPQSVKQAMEAQMTAERAKRAEIAKSEGERQSTINRAEGERQDAILKSEGEKQRMINEAEGRAAQIRAVAEATAQGLHMIAEQLKSPGGLDAANLRVAEQYVAEFGKLAKESNTLIVPSSASDVSSMVSHAMATLNTLKKS; this comes from the coding sequence ATGAATCCGTCATTGGTTGCCGTCATTATCTTTGCTGTTTTGGTCATTGTCGTCCTGGTCAAAACAGCGGTTATTGTTCCGCAGAAACACGAATACATCATCGAACGGTTGGGGAAATACAGCCGTACCCTTGGTGCCGGTTTTCATATTCTGTTGCCGTTTATCGACAAGGTCGCATACCGCTTCATGCTTAAGGAAGAGGTGGTCAATATTGCCAGCCAGACCTGTATCACCAAAGACAACGTCACTGTTGAAGTTGATGGTCTGATCTATCTGCAGGTACAGGACAGCAAACTCGCGGCCTACGGTATCAACGATTACCGCATTGCCTCCGCGCAACTGGCTCAGACCACTCTGCGTTCCTGCATTGGTCGCATCGATCTCGATAAAACCTTTGAAGAGCGTGAAAATATCAATGCTCAGGTGGTTCAAGCCATTGATGAAGCGGCCCAGAGTTGGGGGATCAAGTTGCTGCGTTACGAGGTGAGCGACATCGTGCCGCCGCAGTCGGTCAAGCAGGCCATGGAGGCGCAAATGACCGCTGAGCGGGCCAAGCGCGCCGAGATCGCCAAATCCGAAGGGGAGCGCCAATCAACCATTAACCGTGCTGAAGGGGAGCGTCAGGATGCTATCCTCAAGTCAGAGGGTGAAAAGCAGCGCATGATCAACGAAGCCGAAGGTCGTGCGGCGCAGATTCGTGCCGTGGCCGAAGCGACGGCCCAGGGGTTGCATATGATCGCCGAGCAACTGAAAAGCCCTGGTGGTTTGGATGCCGCTAATCTGCGGGTTGCCGAGCAGTATGTGGCGGAATTCGGCAAGCTGGCCAAAGAGTCCAATACCCTGATCGTGCCAAGTTCGGCCAGCGATGTGTCCTCCATGGTCAGTCATGCTATGGCCACCCTCAATACGTTAAAAAAATCGTAA
- the thiM gene encoding hydroxyethylthiazole kinase, whose protein sequence is MISTETLWRDIEAIREQAPLVHNITNFVVMNTTANALLSLGASPVMAHAADEVEEMVGLASALVVNIGTLSQMWVDSMAKAIPAAAARTIPIVFDPVGAGATRFRTESCLRLMGLAQPTVIRGNASEIMALAGAQVQTRGVDSGAAVDDAQGAARQLAHQWQCVVVVSGASDLITDGETLWWVDNGHAMMPRVTGLGCTASALVGAFCAVNDQPLTAAAHAMSTLGICGELAAESSAGPGSLQVAVIDALYGLTREEVERRLRVRG, encoded by the coding sequence GTGATCTCGACTGAAACTCTGTGGCGGGATATCGAAGCCATCCGAGAACAGGCACCGCTGGTGCACAATATCACCAACTTTGTTGTCATGAACACCACGGCCAATGCGTTGCTGTCTCTGGGCGCGTCGCCGGTGATGGCCCATGCCGCTGACGAGGTGGAGGAGATGGTTGGGCTGGCGTCAGCGCTGGTGGTCAATATTGGAACTTTGAGTCAGATGTGGGTCGACAGTATGGCCAAGGCGATTCCGGCGGCAGCGGCGCGCACCATCCCCATTGTGTTTGATCCGGTGGGGGCCGGTGCCACCCGTTTTCGTACCGAGAGTTGTTTGCGGTTGATGGGGCTGGCGCAGCCAACGGTGATTCGCGGCAATGCCTCAGAGATCATGGCCCTGGCCGGAGCCCAGGTGCAAACGCGTGGCGTGGACAGCGGTGCCGCTGTTGATGATGCCCAAGGGGCGGCCCGTCAATTGGCCCACCAGTGGCAGTGTGTGGTTGTGGTTAGTGGCGCCAGTGACCTGATCACCGACGGTGAAACCCTGTGGTGGGTGGATAACGGCCATGCCATGATGCCGCGGGTGACCGGGCTTGGCTGCACCGCTTCGGCGTTGGTTGGGGCGTTTTGTGCGGTTAATGATCAGCCGCTGACGGCAGCAGCGCATGCCATGAGTACGTTGGGAATATGTGGAGAGCTGGCTGCCGAGAGTAGTGCTGGGCCGGGTTCGCTGCAGGTGGCGGTGATTGATGCGTTGTATGGATTGACGCGTGAGGAGGTTGAAAGGCGGTTGCGGGTGAGAGGGTAA